In a genomic window of Brassica rapa cultivar Chiifu-401-42 chromosome A10, CAAS_Brap_v3.01, whole genome shotgun sequence:
- the LOC103843961 gene encoding cell division control protein 6 homolog B isoform X1, whose amino-acid sequence MPTIAGSEKSECIETPRKRKLRSEEVSLLSEDTISTPKKLKSRQRIAVSNLRTPDKEVKQDSHENLAVDSLSDCLGSESRDEDQMRAVKEALHVSKAPSTIVCREDEHRRVFEFVKGCLDQQKAGSLYICGCPGTGKSLSIEKVVKQVGDWSKQACLPPVDTLSVNCTSLTKTADIFSKILEIVEPVKEDNCYSSPLHRLQSLFSQKQDSSSRMMLIIADEMDFLITKDRGVLHDLFMLTIFPFSTCILIGVANAIDLADRFLPKLKSLNCKPMVITFPAYSKDQILRILQERLMQVLPYVAFQSNALELCARKVAAASGDMRKALSVCRSAIEILEIDIRGSPGPESQGPTPDNPVVRMDHMTAALSKTFMSPVVDTIQTLPQHQQIIICSAAKAFRGSKKDATIGELNKLYLEICKSRVISPAGITEFTNMCTVLNDQGILKFDQARGNKLKRVSLRVDESDITFALQGVRFFRNCLL is encoded by the exons ATGCCTACCATCGCCGGATCGGAGAAATCGGAGTGCATCGAGACTCCTCGGAAGAGAAAGCTGAGATCGGAGGAAGTCAGTCTCTTGTCTGAGGATACAATCTCTACGCCGAAGAAACTGAAATCTCGTCAGCGAATTGCTGTTTCCAATCTCAGAACGCCAGATAAG GAAGTTAAGCAAGACTCTCATGAAAACTTGGCAGTGGATAGCTTATCCGATTGTTTAGGCTCTGAATCTAGAG ACGAGGATCAAATGAGAGCTGTGAAGGAGGCACTGCATGTATCGAAAGCACCATCGACAATTGTTTGCCGTGAGGATGAGCATAGACGGGTGTTCGAATTTGTTAAAGGTTGCTTAGATCAGCAGAAGGCTGGGAGTTTGTACATTTGCGGTTGTCCTGGAACTGGAAAATCACTCTCCATAGAGAAAGTCGTAAAACAAGTTGGTGATTGGTCAAAGCAG GCCTGTTTGCCACCTGTGGACACATTGTCTGTGAACTGCACGTCGCTGACAAAAACAGCAGATATATTCAGCAAG ATACTTGAAATAGTAGAGCCCGTGAAGGAAGATAACTGCTACTCTTCACCTCTACATCGTCTTCAGAGTTTGTTTTCTCAAAAGCAAGACTCCAGCTCAAGAATGAT GTTAATAATTGCAGATGAGATGGATTTCTTGATCACAAAAGACAGAGGAGTCCTGCATGATCTTTTTATGCTTACGATTTTTCCATTTTCAACGTGTATACTTATAG gtgtAGCTAATGCAATAGACCTTGCAGATCGTTTCCTTCCGAAATTGAAGTCCCTTAATT GCAAACCTATGGTTATAACTTTCCCTGCTTATTCTAAAGATCAGATCCTTAGGATACTACAGGAAAGGCTAATG CAGGTTCTTCCATATGTTGCATTTCAATCAAACGCCTTGGAGCTCTGTGCAAGA AAAGTTGCGGCTGCGTCAGGTGACATGCGAAAGGCTTTATCTGTCTGCAG AAGTGCTATAGAAATCTTAGAAATAGACATAAGAGGATCACCTGGCCCAGAATCACAAGGTCCAACTCCAGATAATCCAGTG GTGAGGATGGATCATATGACTGCTGCATTATCTAAGACGTTTATGTCTCCTGTAGTTGACACTATTCAGACTCTTCCTCAACACCAACAA ATCATAATATGTTCTGCTGCAAAGGCTTTTCGAGGGAGTAAAAAGGATGCAACCATTGGAGAG CTTAATAAATTATATCTAGAAATCTGTAAGTCTCGGGTGATCTCTCCAGCTGGAATTACAGAGTTCACTAACATGTGTACTGTGCTAAATGATCAG GGGATTCTAAAATTCGACCAAGCACGTGGAAACAAGCTAAAGAGAGTTAGTCTGAGAGTAGACGAATCGGACATTACATTTGCTCTACAG GGAGTACGATTTTTTAGGAACTGTCTTCTGTGA
- the LOC103843963 gene encoding UDP-glycosyltransferase 71C3 yields the protein MEKQDIIFVPSPGAGHLLVSIEFAKSLIKRDTRIHTITILHWTLPFVPQSKNSAKSLLASEPRIRLLPLPEIQNPPPLELFFKASEAYLLDFTKKTVPLVREALSALVSPRNGTESVRIAGLVLDFFCVPLIDVGNEFNLPSYIFLTCNAGFLGMMKYLPERHSRTPSELDLSSGEEEEHSIPGYVCPVPTKVMPPGQFVRESYEAWVEIAAKLNEAKGILVNSFTSLEKNAFDYFARRHENYPPVYPVGPVLNLEDRPSPNLDPADKDRIMTWLEEKPESSVVYLCFGSFGIHGESQIKEIARALELSGHRFLWSIRTNPMEKACPYDLLPEGFRDRTEGKGLVCGWAPQVEVLAHKAIGGFVSHCGWNSVLESLWFGVPIATWPMYAEQQLNAFTMAKELGLAVELRMDYVAANGEVVKAEEIAGAVRSLMDGEDTPRKRVKEMAEAARLAVKDGGSSFVAVKRFTDELMGRAF from the coding sequence atggaaaagcaAGATATCATCTTCGTACCTTCTCCAGGCGCTGGCCATCTTCTTGTTTCCATCGAATTCGCAAAGTCTCTCATCAAACGTGATACCCGCATTCACACCATCACCATCCTCCACTGGACACTACCTTTCGTTCCTCAATCCAAAAACTCAGCTAAATCTCTTCTCGCTTCGGAGCCACGAATCCGCCTCTTGCCCTTGCCTGAGATTCAAAACCCTCCGCCATTGGAACTCTTCTTCAAAGCCTCTGAGGCTTACCTTCTCGACTTCACCAAGAAAACGGTTCCTCTCGTCAGAGAGGCTCTCTCAGCTCTAGTTTCTCCTCGTAACGGAACCGAATCGGTCCGCATCGCCGGTTTGGTTCTAGATTTCTTCTGTGTCCCGTTGATCGACGTCGGAAACGAGTTCAACCTTCCTTCTTACATTTTCCTCACGTGTAACGCTGGTTTCTTGGGTATGATGAAGTATCTCCCTGAGAGACATAGCCGAACACCCTCCGAGCTTGACCTGAGCTCgggagaggaagaagaacacTCCATTCCCGGTTACGTCTGCCCCGTGCCGACGAAGGTCATGCCGCCGGGGCAGTTCGTGAGAGAGTCGTACGAGGCTTGGGTCGAGATTGCAGCGAAGTTAAATGAAGCCAAAGGCATTTTGGTAAACTCCTTCACAAGTCTTGAGAAGAACGCTTTTGATTACTTCGCTCGTAGGCATGAGAACTATCCTCCGGTTTACCCGGTCGGACCGGTTCTTAATTTAGAGGATCGTCCTTCTCCGAATCTAGATCCAGCTGATAAGGACCGGATCATGACCTGGCTTGAGGAGAAGCCCGAGTCTTCAGTTGTGTACCTCTGCTTCGGAAGCTTCGGAATCCACGGAGAATCGCAGATTAAGGAGATAGCTCGAGCTCTAGAGCTCTCCGGCCACAGGTTTCTTTGGTCCATACGAACAAATCCGATGGAGAAAGCTTGTCCGTACGATCTGTTGCCTGAGGGGTTTAGAGATCGGACGGAGGGTAAAGGTTTGGTGTGCGGTTGGGCGCCGCAAGTGGAAGTGCTGGCTCATAAGGCGATCGGAGGATTCGTGTCTCACTGCGGTTGGAACTCGGTGCTGGAGAGCTTGTGGTTCGGCGTTCCGATCGCCACGTGGCCGATGTACGCTGAGCAGCAGCTGAACGCGTTCACGATGGCGAAGGAGCTAGGATTGGCCGTGGAGCTGCGTATGGATTACGTTGCTGCGAACGGAGAGGTGGTGAAAGCTGAGGAGATCGCGGGAGCCGTAAGGTCTCTGATGGACGGTGAGGATACGCCGAGGAAGAGAGTGAAGGAGATGGCGGAAGCGGCGAGGTTGGCTGTCAAGGACGGAGGATCGTCGTTTGTTGCGGTTAAACGATTCACTGACGAGTTGATGGGCCGGGCTTTTTAG
- the LOC108870160 gene encoding enolase-like codes for MADVSVFLSDLQTGRPSSTVQVHLLSFWEAQEGVKVTDVVPSGASIGIYESETLELSDGGSNYLGKDVSKAVDNFMVYELMEPKTSGVNAIKIKSLEPMISLMRANLGPFSMAFVSTKGR; via the exons ATGGCTGACGTTTCGGTCTTCCTCTCCGATCTGCAGACTGGCCGCCCCTCCTCCACTGTTCAAGTCCATTTGCTAAGTTTCTGGGAGGCTCAG GAAGGTGTCAAGGTTACAGATGTGGTTCCGAGTGGAGCTTCCATTGGTATCTACGAGAGTGAGACTCTTGAGCTTAGTGATGGGGGATCAAACTACCTTGGGAAGGATGTCTCTAAG GCTGTTGACAACTTCATGGTCTATGAACTGATGGAACCCAAAACAAGTGGGGTTAATGCAATCAAAATCAAAAG CTTGGAGCCAATGATATCCTTGATGCGTGCAAACCTGGGGCCATTCTCAATGGCATTCGTCTCTACAAAAGGAAGGTAG
- the LOC103843964 gene encoding UDP-glycosyltransferase 71C5 — protein MKKSELIFIPLPETGHLLSTIEFGKRLLDLDRRISMITILSMKLPYAPHADASLASLTASEPGIRLISLPEIQDPPPIKLLDTSSETYIIDFVAKNIPFLRKTIQDLVSSSAQDSNHVAGLILDFFCVDLIDVGREVNLPSYIFMTSNFGFLGFLQYLPERHRLVSSKEFEESSGEEELPIPAFLNRVPAKVLPPGVFDKLSYATLVKIGERLAQAEGILVNSFSEVEPYAVEHFSRGDYPRAYPVGPVLNLTGRTNPGLASAQHGEMMKWLDQQPDSSVLFLCFGSMGVFSAPQIKEIAHALELVGCRFIWAVRTNMEGDGDPHEPLPEGFVERTMGRGIVCSWAPQIDILAHKATGGFVSHCGWNSIQESLWYGVPIATWPMYAEQQLNAFEMVKELGLAVEIRLDYVADGDRVTLEIVSAGEIATAIRSLMDGDNPIRKKVRDIMLAARKAVSNGGYSMVATGDFIKDILGDHV, from the coding sequence ATGAAGAAATCGGAGCTTATCTTCATCCCACTCCCGGAGACCGGCCATCTTTTGTCAACGATCGAATTCGGAAAGCGTTTGCTGGATCTCGACCGTCGGATCTCAATGATCACAATCCTCTCCATGAAGCTCCCTTACGCTCCTCACGCAGACGCTTCCTTGGCCTCCCTCACAGCCTCGGAGCCTGGTATCAGACTCATCAGCCTCCCGGAGATCCAAGACCCGCCTCCCATCAAGCTCCTCGACACTTCCTCCGAGACTTACATCATCGACTTCGTCGCCAAGAACATACCCTTCCTCAGAAAAACCATCCAAGACTTGGTCTCATCTTCGGCACAAGACTCAAACCATGTCGCAGGATTGATTCTCGACTTCTTCTGCGTCGACTTGATCGACGTCGGACGTGAGGTAAACCTTCCTTCGTATATCTTCATGACCTCCAACTTCGGTTTCTTGGGGTTCCTACAGTATCTACCGGAACGGCACCGTTTGGTTTCTTCGAAGGAGTTTGAAGAGAGCTCCGGAGAGGAAGAGTTGCCGATTCCGGCGTTCTTGAACCGTGTTCCGGCTAAGGTTCTGCCGCCTGGTGTGTTTGACAAACTCTCTTACGCAACTCTGGTCAAAATCGGCGAGCGGTTAGCCCAAGCCGAGGGTATTTTGGTCAACTCGTTCTCAGAAGTTGAGCCGTATGCTGTTGAACATTTTTCGCGTGGAGATTACCCGCGTGCTTATCCTGTTGGGCCGGTTCTTAACTTAACGGGCCGTACTAATCCTGGCTTAGCTTCGGCCCAACACGGAGAAATGATGAAGTGGCTTGACCAGCAGCCAGACTCGTCGGTTTTGTTCCTGTGTTTTGGGAGCATGGGAGTGTTCAGTGCACCTCAGATCAAAGAGATTGCTCACGCCCTCGAGCTCGTAGGGTGCAGGTTCATCTGGGCGGTTCGTACGAACATGGAGGGAGACGGCGATCCTCACGAGCCGCTTCCAGAAGGATTCGTGGAACGAACAATGGGCCGTGGAATCGTGTGTAGTTGGGCTCCACAAATAGATATCTTGGCCCATAAGGCAACCGGTGGATTCGTGTCTCATTGCGGGTGGAATTCTATACAGGAGAGTCTTTGGTACGGCGTACCTATCGCCACCTGGCCAATGTACGCTGAACAACAGCTGAACGCGTTCGAGATGGTGAAAGAGCTGGGCTTAGCCGTGGAGATAAGACTTGATTATGTTGCTGACGGTGATAGGGTGACGCTTGAGATCGTGTCAGCTGGTGAAATAGCCACCGCCATCAGATCTTTGATGGATGGTGATAATCCTATCAGAAAGAAGGTTAGAGATATTATGTTAGCAGCGAGGAAAGCTGTTAGCAACGGTGGTTATTCGATGGTGGCCACCGGAGATTTTATCAAAGATATTCTTGGGGATCACGTTTGA
- the LOC103843961 gene encoding cell division control protein 6 homolog B isoform X2, with amino-acid sequence MPTIAGSEKSECIETPRKRKLRSEEVSLLSEDTISTPKKLKSRQRIAVSNLRTPDKEVKQDSHENLAVDSLSDCLGSESRDEDQMRAVKEALHVSKAPSTIVCREDEHRRVFEFVKGCLDQQKAGSLYICGCPGTGKSLSIEKVVKQVGDWSKQACLPPVDTLSVNCTSLTKTADIFSKILEIVEPVKEDNCYSSPLHRLQSLFSQKQDSSSRMMLIIADEMDFLITKDRGVLHDLFMLTIFPFSTCILIGVANAIDLADRFLPKLKSLNCKPMVITFPAYSKDQILRILQERLMVLPYVAFQSNALELCARKVAAASGDMRKALSVCRSAIEILEIDIRGSPGPESQGPTPDNPVVRMDHMTAALSKTFMSPVVDTIQTLPQHQQIIICSAAKAFRGSKKDATIGELNKLYLEICKSRVISPAGITEFTNMCTVLNDQGILKFDQARGNKLKRVSLRVDESDITFALQGVRFFRNCLL; translated from the exons ATGCCTACCATCGCCGGATCGGAGAAATCGGAGTGCATCGAGACTCCTCGGAAGAGAAAGCTGAGATCGGAGGAAGTCAGTCTCTTGTCTGAGGATACAATCTCTACGCCGAAGAAACTGAAATCTCGTCAGCGAATTGCTGTTTCCAATCTCAGAACGCCAGATAAG GAAGTTAAGCAAGACTCTCATGAAAACTTGGCAGTGGATAGCTTATCCGATTGTTTAGGCTCTGAATCTAGAG ACGAGGATCAAATGAGAGCTGTGAAGGAGGCACTGCATGTATCGAAAGCACCATCGACAATTGTTTGCCGTGAGGATGAGCATAGACGGGTGTTCGAATTTGTTAAAGGTTGCTTAGATCAGCAGAAGGCTGGGAGTTTGTACATTTGCGGTTGTCCTGGAACTGGAAAATCACTCTCCATAGAGAAAGTCGTAAAACAAGTTGGTGATTGGTCAAAGCAG GCCTGTTTGCCACCTGTGGACACATTGTCTGTGAACTGCACGTCGCTGACAAAAACAGCAGATATATTCAGCAAG ATACTTGAAATAGTAGAGCCCGTGAAGGAAGATAACTGCTACTCTTCACCTCTACATCGTCTTCAGAGTTTGTTTTCTCAAAAGCAAGACTCCAGCTCAAGAATGAT GTTAATAATTGCAGATGAGATGGATTTCTTGATCACAAAAGACAGAGGAGTCCTGCATGATCTTTTTATGCTTACGATTTTTCCATTTTCAACGTGTATACTTATAG gtgtAGCTAATGCAATAGACCTTGCAGATCGTTTCCTTCCGAAATTGAAGTCCCTTAATT GCAAACCTATGGTTATAACTTTCCCTGCTTATTCTAAAGATCAGATCCTTAGGATACTACAGGAAAGGCTAATG GTTCTTCCATATGTTGCATTTCAATCAAACGCCTTGGAGCTCTGTGCAAGA AAAGTTGCGGCTGCGTCAGGTGACATGCGAAAGGCTTTATCTGTCTGCAG AAGTGCTATAGAAATCTTAGAAATAGACATAAGAGGATCACCTGGCCCAGAATCACAAGGTCCAACTCCAGATAATCCAGTG GTGAGGATGGATCATATGACTGCTGCATTATCTAAGACGTTTATGTCTCCTGTAGTTGACACTATTCAGACTCTTCCTCAACACCAACAA ATCATAATATGTTCTGCTGCAAAGGCTTTTCGAGGGAGTAAAAAGGATGCAACCATTGGAGAG CTTAATAAATTATATCTAGAAATCTGTAAGTCTCGGGTGATCTCTCCAGCTGGAATTACAGAGTTCACTAACATGTGTACTGTGCTAAATGATCAG GGGATTCTAAAATTCGACCAAGCACGTGGAAACAAGCTAAAGAGAGTTAGTCTGAGAGTAGACGAATCGGACATTACATTTGCTCTACAG GGAGTACGATTTTTTAGGAACTGTCTTCTGTGA